From Verrucomicrobiia bacterium, the proteins below share one genomic window:
- a CDS encoding DegT/DnrJ/EryC1/StrS family aminotransferase: protein MHVPFLNPGAQVDALKSEILHAIGEVLSRGRFVLGPEVDALEQEVAALCGARFGVGVNSGSDALTLALRALGVGPGDEVITSPFTYIAPAESIHQLGARPVFADIHPRWFTLDPAAVARRLSARTRAIVPVHLFGQAAPLRELEAFGLPLVEDCAQAIGATCERRPVGSWGVLGCLSFYPTKNLGACGDGGMVLTRDEGLARRLRMLRVHGIERRYHHDLHGWNSRLDELQAAILRVKLPHLAAWNARRAALAARYTEGLSGLPLELPETAPGNTHIFHVYAVLTDRRDALQQHLADHGVPTLIYYPLPLHLQPCFADLGGQKGDLPVAEAVCRRVLPLPMYPELEDAQADWVIAQIRGFFGR from the coding sequence ATGCATGTTCCCTTCCTCAACCCCGGCGCCCAGGTGGACGCACTGAAGTCCGAGATCCTCCACGCCATTGGCGAGGTGCTGTCCCGCGGTCGGTTTGTGCTCGGTCCCGAAGTGGATGCCCTGGAGCAGGAGGTCGCCGCCCTCTGTGGCGCCCGCTTCGGCGTCGGGGTGAACAGCGGCTCCGATGCGCTCACCCTCGCGCTGCGGGCCCTCGGGGTGGGTCCGGGGGACGAGGTGATCACTTCGCCGTTCACGTACATCGCCCCCGCGGAAAGCATCCATCAGCTTGGCGCCCGGCCCGTGTTCGCGGACATCCACCCGCGTTGGTTCACGCTTGATCCGGCGGCGGTGGCCCGGCGGTTGAGCGCCCGGACCCGCGCCATCGTGCCGGTGCATCTCTTCGGGCAGGCAGCGCCGCTGCGGGAACTGGAGGCGTTCGGGCTGCCCCTGGTGGAGGATTGTGCCCAGGCCATCGGGGCCACCTGCGAGCGGCGTCCCGTGGGCTCCTGGGGCGTGTTGGGCTGCCTGAGCTTCTATCCCACCAAGAATCTTGGGGCCTGTGGCGACGGGGGGATGGTGCTCACCCGCGACGAGGGGCTTGCACGGCGGCTGCGGATGCTGCGGGTCCACGGGATCGAGCGCCGGTATCATCACGACTTGCACGGTTGGAACTCGCGCCTGGACGAACTGCAGGCGGCGATCCTGCGCGTCAAGCTGCCGCACCTGGCCGCGTGGAATGCCCGACGTGCCGCCCTGGCCGCGCGATATACAGAGGGGCTTTCCGGCCTGCCCCTCGAGCTGCCGGAAACCGCACCCGGGAACACCCACATCTTCCACGTCTATGCCGTGCTGACGGACCGGCGGGACGCCCTGCAGCAGCACCTCGCCGACCACGGGGTCCCCACGCTGATCTACTACCCGTTGCCCCTGCACCTCCAGCCCTGCTTTGCGGATCTCGGGGGCCAGAAGGGCGACCTGCCCGTCGCGGAGGCGGTTTGTCGCCGCGTGCTGCCCCTGCCCATGTACCCCGAACTTGAGGATGCCCAGGCAGATTGGGTGATCGCACAGATCCGGGGTTTCTTTGGACGCTGA
- the lptB gene encoding LPS export ABC transporter ATP-binding protein, protein MGGRRRGLLPGGCDHVRPRAGQDHRPRQLPDDRPPGCPAQGSARTRASGNATPRPSVTGSANADGSSPKGAAEGPAALLEVRDLAKAYRARRVVNGVSIQVRPGEIVGLLGPNGAGKTTSFNMIVGVIRPDEGQVCFDGRDVTRRPMHERARLGIGYLTQEPSVFRKLTVEQNLLAILETCRGDREERATRLRYLLEELDLTPLARSYAYQLSGGEKRRLEITRALVTSPKLMLLDEPFAGIDPIAVYEVQKIVRRLRDRGLAILITDHNVRETLKIVDRAYLIHHGAVVYEGDAARMVEDPRAREIYLGPDFNL, encoded by the coding sequence ATGGGTGGAAGGCGCCGAGGGCTCCTTCCGGGCGGATGTGATCACGTTCGACCGCGCGCAGGACAAGATCATCGCCCGCGGCAACTTCCGGATGATCGTCCGCCCGGATGCCCTGCCCAAGGGAGCGCTCGAACCCGCGCGTCCGGCAACGCCACCCCCAGACCTTCCGTGACCGGGTCCGCGAACGCTGACGGGAGCTCACCAAAGGGCGCCGCGGAAGGGCCGGCGGCACTCCTGGAAGTCCGCGACCTGGCCAAAGCCTACCGGGCACGCCGGGTGGTGAACGGCGTTTCCATCCAGGTCCGCCCCGGGGAGATCGTGGGCCTGCTGGGTCCCAATGGCGCCGGCAAAACCACAAGCTTCAACATGATTGTGGGCGTGATCCGTCCCGATGAAGGCCAGGTCTGCTTCGACGGACGCGACGTCACGCGCCGTCCGATGCATGAGCGGGCCCGCCTGGGGATCGGGTATCTCACCCAGGAGCCGAGCGTCTTCCGCAAGCTGACGGTCGAGCAAAACCTGCTGGCCATCCTGGAGACCTGTCGCGGCGATCGCGAGGAGCGGGCCACGCGCCTGCGCTATCTTCTGGAGGAACTGGACCTGACACCCCTGGCCCGCAGCTACGCGTACCAGCTCAGCGGCGGTGAGAAACGCCGCCTGGAGATCACGCGGGCGCTGGTGACCAGTCCCAAACTCATGCTGCTCGACGAACCGTTCGCCGGCATTGATCCCATCGCCGTGTACGAGGTGCAGAAAATCGTCCGGCGCCTGCGCGACCGGGGCCTTGCCATCCTGATCACCGACCACAACGTCCGGGAGACCCTCAAGATCGTGGACCGGGCGTACCTCATCCACCACGGCGCGGTGGTGTACGAGGGCGACGCGGCGCGGATGGTCGAGGATCCGAGGGCACGCGAGATTTATCTCGGACCCGACTTCAACCTGTGA